In the genome of Cupriavidus taiwanensis, one region contains:
- a CDS encoding tripartite tricarboxylate transporter substrate binding protein has protein sequence MQTSLFRQACKALAALITLAALAVQADPVHAQDGKPLRLIVPTQPGSQADAVARALSQPLGKQLAQSVVVENIAGAGGVPGTQQIVRAPKDGSTLGLISSNHVINPFIYKNLPYDALQDITPITVIGTLPLVLVVNPAVSAHNTRELLALLKSKPGELNYGSSGNGTVLHLAGQLLASEANVDIRHVPYKGAGNYTTDLVGGQVQMGFLTVQAVLPLIKAGKLRAIAVSTAQRVPALPEVPTLAESGVPRYSFDAWLAIVGPAGMPKSAVQDLQAKIQATLREREVQEQLSAQGLVVTGTGADAAVPFFRSELDKHARIVKQAGATLN, from the coding sequence ATGCAGACCTCGCTGTTTCGACAGGCGTGCAAGGCGCTTGCGGCCCTGATCACGCTCGCGGCACTGGCCGTCCAGGCCGATCCAGTCCATGCGCAGGATGGCAAGCCGCTCAGGCTGATCGTGCCGACCCAGCCGGGGTCGCAGGCCGATGCCGTGGCCCGCGCGCTGAGCCAGCCGCTGGGCAAGCAACTGGCCCAGTCGGTGGTGGTCGAGAATATCGCCGGCGCCGGCGGCGTGCCGGGCACCCAGCAGATCGTGCGCGCGCCGAAAGACGGCTCGACGCTGGGCCTGATCTCGTCGAACCACGTCATCAATCCGTTTATCTACAAGAACCTCCCGTACGACGCGCTGCAGGACATCACGCCGATCACCGTGATCGGCACGCTGCCGCTGGTGCTGGTGGTCAATCCCGCGGTGAGCGCGCACAACACCAGGGAACTGCTCGCGCTGCTGAAGTCGAAGCCGGGCGAACTGAACTACGGCTCGTCGGGCAACGGCACGGTGCTGCACCTGGCCGGCCAGCTGCTGGCCAGCGAAGCCAATGTGGATATCCGCCATGTGCCGTACAAGGGCGCCGGCAACTACACTACGGACCTGGTCGGCGGCCAGGTGCAGATGGGCTTCCTCACGGTGCAGGCGGTGCTGCCGCTGATCAAGGCGGGCAAGCTGCGGGCGATCGCCGTGTCCACCGCGCAGCGGGTGCCGGCGCTGCCCGAGGTGCCAACGCTGGCGGAGTCGGGCGTGCCGCGCTACAGCTTCGACGCGTGGCTGGCGATCGTCGGTCCCGCGGGCATGCCGAAGTCGGCTGTGCAGGACCTCCAGGCGAAGATCCAGGCCACGCTGCGCGAACGCGAGGTGCAGGAGCAGCTGTCGGCGCAAGGGCTGGTGGTGACGGGCACCGGCGCCGACGCGGCGGTGCCGTTCTTCAGGAGCGAACTGGACAAGCATGCGCGCATCGTCAAGCAGGCTGGCGCCACGCTGAATTAA
- a CDS encoding LysR family transcriptional regulator, producing the protein MHRIDPVNIQLFLAAAREGSIKRAAETEHIAQSALSRRIAELERSLGVVLFVRSPAGVVLTDAGARALELGRKLNQDIASFAREVQDLGDRVAGVVRVSASPSAIIGFLPERLHAFKAAHPLVEIALYERSTAETLRACLDDRADVGIGVAAKTPGGLESWAFASDPLNVVVPSTHALARRKRMRYAEVLEHPLVVVQPGGALDQDLREQAANLRLPFNQAVAVSSFEAACRMVEAGLGIAVLPASAGAAYAGTRRFVRVPLDEPWRQRQLRVYAPYKQPRLRAIAAMIEALQPKAGTDAMPG; encoded by the coding sequence ATGCACCGCATCGATCCCGTCAACATCCAGCTGTTCCTGGCCGCGGCCCGCGAGGGCTCGATCAAGCGCGCGGCTGAAACCGAGCATATCGCCCAGTCGGCGCTGAGCCGGCGCATCGCGGAGCTGGAACGCAGCCTGGGCGTGGTGCTGTTCGTGCGCTCGCCCGCCGGCGTGGTGCTGACCGATGCCGGCGCCCGCGCGCTGGAACTGGGGCGCAAGCTGAACCAGGACATCGCCAGCTTTGCGCGCGAGGTGCAGGACCTGGGCGACCGGGTCGCCGGCGTGGTGCGTGTGTCGGCCAGCCCATCGGCGATCATCGGTTTCCTGCCGGAGCGCCTGCATGCGTTCAAGGCGGCGCATCCACTGGTCGAGATCGCGCTGTACGAGCGCTCCACCGCGGAAACGCTACGTGCCTGCCTCGATGACCGCGCCGACGTCGGCATCGGCGTCGCGGCCAAGACGCCGGGCGGGCTGGAATCATGGGCCTTCGCCAGCGATCCGCTCAATGTGGTGGTGCCGTCGACGCATGCATTGGCCCGGCGCAAGCGCATGCGCTATGCCGAGGTGCTGGAACATCCGCTGGTGGTGGTGCAACCGGGCGGCGCGCTCGACCAGGACCTGCGCGAGCAGGCGGCCAACCTGCGGCTGCCGTTCAACCAGGCGGTGGCGGTGTCCAGTTTCGAGGCGGCCTGCCGCATGGTGGAGGCGGGACTGGGCATCGCCGTGCTACCGGCCAGTGCCGGCGCGGCCTATGCCGGAACGCGGCGCTTTGTGCGCGTGCCGCTGGATGAACCGTGGCGCCAGCGCCAGTTGCGCGTCTATGCGCCATACAAGCAGCCGCGGCTGCGTGCGATTGCCGCGATGATCGAGGCGCTGCAGCCAAAGGCTGGTACCGACGCTATGCCGGGCTGA
- a CDS encoding aconitase family protein yields the protein MSAIGATARILFLADSASAMTAQLQGQPMTLATAGALRDDVSTDEITPVPILTHYDDALGRFPYTGYKVEGVCPVPAGAIREGGFAVTVAGNRYGKGSSREHSPAAEKLAGIRLVIARSFERIYRQNADNIGLFTSTDFSLLTRLEQGEPIDADTLVAGRDALAAAILRHGGLLRFGQAYLSNVEPAPCGHPTGQQTLFEKIVQRHLLATPVTPERPVAGDGIFVRADWRFIHEYYTGMCAHMLHAAFGKPLRLRNADRIVVFEDHTSYVGESPAHVRGGLVDNVARMCAAQRDFVRDYQLRCHRTLTEAESRGAAVARAAGISHAMMAERYALPGQVVVGTDSHTPHSGALGCVAFGVGTTDMANAFVTGAVRMTLPQCLLVRLQGVLAPGVTAKDVVLHLLARADIKAGAGVGKVFEFSGPVVSAMSIDERATLTNMCAELGGFTGIVAPDAQTVRFLKERRGIDFEIEPWMRSDDDATFAATFDIDCGTLEPMVARPGDPGNGMPLAALTQRVAVDIAYGGSCTAGKREDFDRYHEVLHWAVQRGLRLAPQVTLYLQFGTTDVRDYCIRQGYLETFQAIGARILQPSCGACANCGPGSSERPEQVTVSSINRNFPGRSGPGQVWLASPPTVAASAICGELVSFEELQRRYRDGAA from the coding sequence ATGAGCGCCATCGGGGCCACGGCCCGCATCCTGTTCCTCGCCGACTCGGCGTCGGCCATGACGGCACAGCTGCAGGGGCAGCCGATGACGCTGGCCACCGCCGGCGCTCTGCGCGACGACGTTTCCACGGACGAGATCACGCCGGTGCCGATCCTGACGCACTATGACGACGCGCTCGGCCGCTTTCCCTATACCGGCTACAAGGTAGAAGGTGTCTGCCCGGTTCCGGCCGGCGCGATCCGCGAAGGCGGCTTCGCCGTGACCGTTGCCGGCAACCGCTACGGCAAGGGCTCGTCGCGCGAGCATAGTCCGGCGGCGGAGAAGCTGGCCGGCATCCGCCTCGTCATCGCCCGCAGCTTCGAGCGCATCTACCGCCAGAATGCCGACAACATCGGCCTGTTCACCTCGACCGACTTCAGCCTGCTCACCCGGCTGGAGCAAGGCGAGCCCATCGACGCGGACACGCTGGTGGCCGGGCGCGACGCCCTCGCCGCCGCCATCCTGCGGCATGGCGGCCTGCTCAGGTTCGGCCAGGCGTACCTGAGCAACGTCGAACCCGCGCCCTGCGGCCACCCCACCGGCCAGCAGACCCTGTTCGAGAAAATCGTGCAACGGCATCTGCTCGCAACGCCGGTGACGCCGGAGCGCCCGGTCGCGGGCGACGGCATTTTCGTGCGGGCCGACTGGCGCTTTATCCACGAGTACTACACCGGCATGTGCGCCCACATGCTGCACGCGGCGTTCGGCAAACCGCTGCGGCTCAGGAATGCGGACCGCATCGTGGTGTTCGAGGACCACACCTCCTATGTCGGCGAAAGCCCGGCCCACGTGCGCGGCGGCCTGGTCGACAACGTCGCGCGCATGTGCGCGGCGCAGCGTGACTTCGTGCGCGACTACCAGCTCCGGTGCCATCGCACGCTGACCGAGGCCGAGTCCCGCGGCGCCGCGGTCGCGCGTGCGGCCGGCATCTCGCACGCCATGATGGCCGAGCGCTATGCCCTGCCGGGGCAGGTCGTGGTCGGCACCGATTCCCACACCCCGCACAGCGGCGCGCTGGGCTGCGTGGCGTTCGGCGTCGGCACCACCGACATGGCCAACGCCTTCGTCACCGGCGCGGTGCGCATGACCCTGCCGCAATGCCTGCTGGTGCGCCTGCAGGGCGTGCTGGCGCCGGGCGTCACCGCCAAGGACGTGGTGCTGCACCTGCTGGCCCGGGCCGACATCAAGGCCGGCGCCGGCGTCGGCAAGGTGTTCGAGTTCAGCGGACCGGTCGTCAGCGCGATGTCGATCGACGAGCGCGCCACGCTGACCAATATGTGCGCCGAACTGGGCGGCTTCACCGGCATCGTCGCGCCCGATGCGCAGACCGTGCGCTTCCTGAAGGAACGGCGCGGCATCGATTTCGAGATCGAGCCCTGGATGCGCAGCGACGACGACGCCACGTTCGCCGCCACCTTCGACATCGACTGCGGCACGCTCGAGCCCATGGTGGCCCGCCCCGGCGATCCGGGCAACGGCATGCCGCTCGCCGCACTGACGCAGCGGGTGGCCGTCGACATTGCCTACGGCGGCTCGTGCACGGCGGGCAAGCGCGAGGACTTCGACCGGTACCACGAAGTGCTGCACTGGGCCGTGCAGCGCGGCCTGCGCCTTGCGCCGCAGGTCACGCTCTACCTGCAGTTCGGCACTACCGACGTGCGCGACTATTGCATCCGCCAGGGCTACCTGGAGACGTTCCAGGCGATCGGCGCGCGCATCCTCCAGCCGTCGTGCGGCGCCTGCGCCAACTGCGGCCCGGGGTCGTCGGAGCGGCCGGAGCAGGTGACGGTCAGCTCGATCAACCGCAACTTCCCGGGGCGCTCCGGTCCGGGACAGGTCTGGCTGGCCAGCCCGCCGACGGTGGCGGCCAGCGCGATCTGCGGGGAACTGGTGTCGTTCGAGGAGCTCCAGCGGCGCTACCGCGATGGCGCGGCGTAG
- a CDS encoding LysR family transcriptional regulator, translating into MDIVVPDLRPASPARRAGPDTGTPGLVQRGQQHGRRVGTPDRAADRAPDRADGLSASFAASYAGIIAFMAVATEGSFSRAGERLGIGRSAVSRNVQKLEAQLSTRLFLRTTRSTRLTREGERFFENCHQGVAQIVEAMNDMLALRQGPPSGLLRISAATGFGRKVVAPLLTRFSAAYPEISLDLLLDDRPLDFATEKIDVAFRNGRIEDSSIIARQLIPMQMAVCASPAYAARHGLPLTLEDLARHQCIHTRVGGARVLEWEFKVDGHLRKLLPAGRLTFNDPDLVLAAVLDGLGLAQMAGYQVCNLIARGALVTTLGRHAPDDRGHYLCYLSRQHLPSRIRVFVDFMTEAIRAQDLHCLADFGMDYAKAGPGG; encoded by the coding sequence ATGGACATCGTCGTACCCGATCTCCGTCCGGCGTCCCCCGCCAGGCGCGCTGGCCCGGACACGGGCACACCCGGCCTGGTGCAACGGGGGCAGCAGCACGGCCGGCGCGTAGGTACGCCCGATCGCGCCGCTGACCGCGCCCCCGACCGCGCCGACGGCTTGTCCGCCAGCTTCGCCGCCAGCTACGCCGGCATCATCGCCTTCATGGCGGTCGCCACCGAGGGCAGCTTCTCCAGGGCGGGCGAGCGGCTGGGCATCGGCCGCTCCGCGGTCAGCCGCAACGTGCAGAAGCTGGAAGCGCAACTGAGCACGCGGCTGTTCCTGCGCACCACGCGTTCAACCCGGCTGACGCGCGAGGGCGAGCGCTTCTTCGAGAACTGCCACCAGGGCGTGGCGCAAATCGTCGAAGCCATGAACGACATGCTCGCGCTGCGCCAGGGGCCGCCCAGCGGCCTGCTGCGCATTAGCGCGGCGACGGGCTTCGGGCGCAAAGTGGTGGCGCCGCTGCTGACGCGGTTCTCGGCCGCCTATCCGGAGATCTCGCTCGACCTGCTGCTGGACGACCGCCCGCTGGATTTCGCGACGGAGAAGATCGACGTGGCGTTCCGCAACGGCCGTATCGAGGATTCCAGCATTATCGCCAGGCAACTGATCCCGATGCAGATGGCGGTGTGCGCGTCGCCGGCGTATGCCGCGCGGCACGGCTTGCCGCTGACGCTGGAAGATCTCGCCCGGCATCAATGCATCCATACCCGGGTCGGCGGCGCGCGCGTGCTGGAATGGGAGTTCAAGGTCGACGGCCACCTGCGCAAGCTGCTGCCTGCCGGCAGGCTGACCTTCAACGACCCCGACCTGGTGCTGGCGGCGGTGCTGGACGGGCTGGGCCTGGCGCAGATGGCGGGCTACCAGGTGTGCAACCTGATCGCCCGCGGCGCGCTGGTCACCACGCTGGGCCGCCATGCGCCGGACGATCGCGGCCACTATCTCTGCTACCTGAGCCGGCAGCACCTGCCGTCACGCATCCGCGTGTTCGTCGACTTCATGACGGAGGCGATCCGGGCGCAAGACCTGCACTGCCTGGCGGACTTCGGCATGGACTATGCGAAAGCGGGTCCGGGGGGCTGA
- a CDS encoding GlxA family transcriptional regulator, producing the protein MAPSASAPSANDSDPPFGHQPRGLLFVAFPGMSVLDLTGPQTAFWAASRYARERGLAGYQIHLASEHGGLTASAEGTSMDTLPLAAIDLRRIDTIVLPGAPEMITLLDSAASLVAWLRQAAAQVPRVASVCSGAFLLAQAGLLDGKRAATHWAMHAAFRARFPAVTLDHDAIFVRQDRIWTSAGVTTGIDMALALVEADYGHDISLSAARELAVFIKRPGGQPQLSEMLLTQSRQVPLFEALHLWIVENLSRETLSVEQLAEQAGMSPRNFARVYKQQTGRTPAKGVEHFRLEAARRLLQDPHRPVDQIARQCGFGSEERMRLTFQRHLGVSPSAYRAGVAG; encoded by the coding sequence ATGGCCCCTTCCGCATCTGCCCCCAGCGCAAACGACTCTGACCCGCCCTTCGGCCACCAGCCGCGCGGCCTGCTGTTCGTCGCCTTTCCCGGCATGAGCGTGCTGGACCTCACCGGCCCGCAGACCGCGTTCTGGGCGGCGTCGCGCTACGCGCGCGAACGCGGCCTGGCCGGCTACCAGATACATCTGGCCAGCGAGCATGGCGGCCTGACCGCCTCGGCCGAAGGCACGTCCATGGATACCCTGCCGCTGGCGGCCATCGACCTGCGGCGCATCGACACCATCGTCCTGCCCGGCGCGCCCGAGATGATCACGCTGCTGGACAGCGCCGCGTCCCTGGTCGCCTGGCTGCGGCAGGCCGCCGCCCAGGTGCCCCGCGTCGCCTCGGTCTGCAGCGGCGCCTTCCTGCTGGCGCAGGCGGGCCTGCTCGACGGCAAGCGCGCGGCCACGCATTGGGCCATGCATGCCGCGTTCCGCGCGCGCTTTCCCGCGGTCACGCTGGACCACGACGCCATCTTCGTGCGCCAGGATCGGATCTGGACTTCCGCCGGTGTGACCACCGGCATCGACATGGCGCTGGCGCTGGTCGAAGCGGACTATGGCCACGACATTTCGCTGAGCGCGGCGCGGGAACTGGCGGTGTTCATCAAGCGCCCCGGGGGCCAGCCCCAGCTCAGCGAAATGCTGCTGACGCAGAGCCGGCAGGTGCCGTTGTTCGAGGCCCTTCATCTCTGGATCGTCGAGAACCTGTCGCGGGAAACGCTGTCGGTGGAGCAGCTTGCCGAGCAGGCCGGCATGAGCCCGCGCAACTTTGCGCGGGTGTACAAGCAGCAGACCGGCCGCACGCCGGCCAAGGGGGTGGAGCATTTCAGGCTGGAAGCCGCGCGGCGGCTGCTGCAGGACCCGCACCGGCCGGTCGACCAGATCGCCCGGCAGTGCGGCTTCGGCAGCGAAGAACGGATGCGACTGACGTTCCAGCGCCACCTGGGCGTCTCGCCCAGCGCTTACCGCGCCGGGGTGGCCGGCTGA
- a CDS encoding SDR family oxidoreductase, which translates to MKIVVIGGTGLIGSKVVARLAAQGHEVVAASPQTGVNALTGEGLEQALAGAKVVVDVANSPSFADDAVLHFFETSGRNLAAAEKAAGVTHHVALSVVGTDKLAQSGYFRGKIAQEALIRNAGIPYTIVRSTQFLEFLGGIAESGADGDAIRLSSASIQPIASDDVAEAVADQALADPVNGIVDIAGPQRFALSDLVQRYLEATGDPRKVVVDARARYFGAELDDGTLVPEGPARLGKTSFEAWLRQRQQARA; encoded by the coding sequence ATGAAGATCGTTGTGATTGGCGGTACCGGACTGATCGGCAGCAAGGTCGTGGCCCGGCTTGCCGCGCAGGGCCATGAAGTGGTGGCGGCATCGCCCCAGACAGGCGTGAATGCGCTGACCGGCGAAGGCCTCGAGCAGGCGCTTGCCGGCGCAAAGGTGGTCGTGGACGTGGCCAATTCTCCGTCGTTCGCCGACGATGCCGTGCTGCATTTCTTCGAGACCTCGGGCCGCAACCTGGCGGCGGCGGAGAAAGCCGCAGGGGTCACGCACCATGTGGCGCTGTCGGTGGTCGGCACCGACAAGCTTGCCCAGAGCGGCTATTTCCGCGGCAAGATCGCGCAGGAAGCGCTGATCCGCAACGCCGGCATCCCCTACACCATTGTCCGTTCCACGCAGTTCCTCGAATTCCTCGGCGGCATCGCCGAATCGGGCGCCGACGGCGACGCGATCCGCCTGTCGTCCGCATCGATCCAGCCGATCGCTTCTGACGACGTGGCCGAGGCCGTGGCCGACCAGGCCCTTGCCGATCCCGTCAACGGCATCGTCGATATCGCCGGGCCGCAGCGCTTTGCGCTGAGCGACCTGGTGCAACGCTATCTCGAAGCCACCGGTGATCCGCGCAAGGTGGTCGTCGACGCCAGGGCCCGCTATTTCGGCGCCGAGCTGGACGATGGCACGCTGGTTCCGGAGGGCCCCGCGCGGCTGGGCAAGACCAGCTTCGAGGCATGGCTGCGACAGCGCCAGCAAGCGCGCGCCTGA
- a CDS encoding Ohr family peroxiredoxin yields MANRKLQAPPLSLLDKYRGPGFDPLYTTTVTVTGGETGHGRASGVARSDDGNLVIDLRLPAALGGPGNGTNPEQLFAAGYAACFHGALHLLARRARLRIDHLAVEVEVAFGRDPVDGAYALSAEVRVRMPGVARALAEELVRNTERFCPYVKMARQGIASVVAVVE; encoded by the coding sequence ATGGCGAACCGGAAGCTGCAAGCGCCGCCGTTGAGCCTGCTCGACAAATATCGCGGGCCCGGCTTCGATCCGCTCTACACCACCACCGTCACCGTCACGGGTGGCGAAACCGGACACGGGCGCGCCTCCGGCGTGGCCCGCTCCGATGACGGCAACCTCGTCATCGACCTGCGGCTGCCGGCCGCGCTGGGAGGTCCGGGCAACGGCACCAACCCGGAACAGCTGTTCGCCGCGGGCTATGCCGCGTGCTTCCATGGCGCCCTGCACCTGCTGGCCCGGCGCGCCCGCCTCCGTATCGACCACCTCGCCGTGGAAGTCGAAGTCGCCTTCGGCCGCGACCCCGTGGACGGCGCCTATGCGCTGTCCGCGGAAGTCCGCGTCAGGATGCCGGGCGTGGCCCGGGCGCTGGCCGAAGAACTGGTGCGCAATACCGAGCGCTTCTGCCCTTATGTGAAGATGGCCCGGCAAGGCATTGCCAGCGTCGTGGCGGTGGTGGAATGA
- a CDS encoding MFS transporter has protein sequence MKHTPLELMRVRTGDRLERLPVCGYHRLLFAIIALAFFFDNLDLAMMTYLLGSIRTEFGLTAAQAGMLGSASFVGMAVGALSSGMLADRFGRKPVFQVSMIIWGVGSYLCSTASNPMELGAYRLLLGIGMGMELPLAQTLMSEFIPARQRGKYLALMDGNWPIAFICAGLMSYYVLSAYTWRTMFLLGAVPALFLIVVRRFVPESPRWLESQGRHAEAAAIVERIEQSVMRRMKLDALPEVTPAAAAAEPEATGLRVLWSRAYRSRTLTVWGLWFFALLGFYGLNTWIGALLQQSGLDVTKSVLYTVYISIGGIPGFLWAAWVVERWGRKPACVATLVGGACMVFIYGRVAGSASEPLALFLSGGMMQFFMFGMWAVLYTYTPELYPTRARASGCGMASTVGRIGSLLGPTLVGLVLPVAGQAGVFCLGALCFLAAAAIVLRFGIETRGRALEAIAD, from the coding sequence ATGAAGCACACCCCTCTCGAGCTGATGCGCGTGCGCACCGGCGACCGCCTGGAACGGCTGCCCGTATGCGGGTATCACCGCCTTCTGTTTGCAATCATTGCGCTGGCCTTCTTCTTCGACAATCTCGACCTGGCCATGATGACGTATTTGCTGGGTTCGATACGCACGGAGTTTGGCTTGACCGCTGCGCAAGCGGGCATGCTCGGAAGCGCCAGCTTTGTCGGCATGGCCGTCGGCGCGCTCAGTTCGGGAATGCTTGCCGACAGGTTCGGACGCAAGCCCGTGTTCCAGGTCAGCATGATCATCTGGGGCGTGGGCAGCTATCTCTGTTCGACCGCGAGCAACCCCATGGAACTGGGCGCATACCGGCTCTTGCTCGGCATCGGCATGGGCATGGAACTGCCACTGGCACAGACGCTGATGTCGGAGTTCATCCCGGCGCGGCAGCGCGGCAAGTACCTGGCATTGATGGACGGCAACTGGCCGATCGCGTTCATCTGCGCTGGCCTGATGTCGTACTACGTGCTGAGCGCCTATACCTGGCGCACGATGTTCCTGCTTGGCGCGGTGCCGGCGCTCTTCCTGATCGTGGTTCGGCGCTTCGTCCCCGAGTCTCCGCGCTGGCTGGAATCGCAGGGGCGCCATGCCGAAGCCGCAGCGATCGTCGAACGCATCGAGCAGTCGGTGATGCGGCGGATGAAGCTTGATGCATTGCCGGAAGTCACTCCGGCGGCTGCGGCGGCGGAGCCGGAGGCAACGGGATTGCGCGTGCTGTGGTCGCGCGCGTACCGCAGCCGGACCCTGACTGTCTGGGGGCTGTGGTTCTTTGCCCTGCTGGGGTTCTACGGCCTCAATACGTGGATCGGCGCGCTGCTGCAGCAATCGGGACTGGATGTGACCAAGTCCGTGTTGTACACGGTGTATATCTCGATCGGCGGGATTCCGGGCTTCCTTTGGGCGGCGTGGGTGGTGGAGCGCTGGGGACGCAAGCCCGCCTGCGTGGCGACGCTGGTCGGCGGGGCGTGCATGGTCTTTATCTATGGCCGGGTCGCTGGCTCGGCGTCGGAGCCGCTGGCGCTATTCCTCTCCGGCGGCATGATGCAGTTCTTCATGTTCGGCATGTGGGCGGTGCTCTATACCTATACCCCGGAGCTCTATCCCACGCGCGCTCGCGCTTCTGGCTGTGGCATGGCTTCGACGGTGGGGCGCATCGGCTCGCTGCTGGGGCCGACGCTGGTGGGCCTGGTGCTGCCCGTCGCGGGGCAAGCTGGCGTGTTCTGCCTGGGCGCGCTGTGTTTCCTTGCCGCGGCGGCAATCGTGCTCCGGTTCGGCATCGAAACCCGCGGCAGGGCGCTGGAAGCCATTGCCGACTAA
- a CDS encoding pyridoxamine 5'-phosphate oxidase family protein, with protein MTSSTPAYLRGEMRRTDLAWTDWPAIEAFLKDELICRVAVHDEPYPYVTAQSFTFTGDAFLIHSSRFGKLAAAIRANPLVTIEIDRPVALLKAPKGQNTSLEYFSVIARCEVRLRDSTEEVRAHQYQALDKFRPEKDYSPIEDGAASQIVAYRCEIRELSAKKRILADGQYSPPGQPRAPYLRYPFQSGATLSGLPPEAFDPRRFGGK; from the coding sequence ATGACAAGTTCAACCCCCGCCTACCTGCGCGGCGAGATGCGCAGGACCGACCTGGCCTGGACCGACTGGCCGGCCATCGAAGCCTTTCTGAAGGATGAGCTGATCTGCCGCGTGGCGGTGCATGACGAACCGTACCCCTATGTCACGGCGCAGAGTTTTACCTTCACCGGCGACGCGTTCCTGATCCACAGTTCCAGGTTCGGCAAGCTTGCCGCCGCGATCCGGGCGAACCCGCTGGTCACGATCGAAATCGATCGGCCCGTGGCCTTGCTGAAAGCGCCGAAGGGCCAGAACACCAGCCTCGAGTATTTCAGCGTCATCGCGCGCTGTGAAGTCCGGCTGCGTGACAGTACCGAAGAGGTGCGCGCGCATCAGTACCAGGCGCTGGACAAGTTCCGGCCCGAGAAGGACTACTCGCCGATCGAGGACGGCGCGGCCAGCCAGATCGTGGCCTATCGCTGCGAGATCCGCGAGTTGAGCGCGAAGAAGCGCATCCTCGCTGACGGACAGTATTCGCCGCCAGGGCAGCCGCGCGCGCCGTACCTGCGCTATCCGTTCCAGTCCGGTGCGACGCTGTCCGGTCTGCCGCCGGAAGCGTTCGATCCCCGTCGGTTTGGGGGGAAGTAG
- a CDS encoding adenylosuccinate synthetase, with product MGAATKAGYADVLVGLQFGDEGKARIVDHLAAGYDVIARFNGGANAGHTIATPAGALRLRQVPSGVLHPGVALYIGSGCVVGLPQLASEIAMLAAQGISLEGRLTISDRCPLVQPRHVLADRRDGARIGTTGNGIGPCYADLAARMRGAERVAFQLRDLWCDEGRVFELMTRLASQADDDDEAIAAMVDGMRHAWRVVRPFVTNDAVALLRRVEAGARVLFEGAQSVMLDVVHGVQPWVTSSHTLPAYAYVGGDLPCRYHRKTIGVAKAIVSRVGNGPLPTELGGQRSEAYCAAAAHAGRGRADEAASHDPLKLLAEADAFSTGVAIRMLANEYGTGTGRPRRVGLLDVAQLQLAIQQAGVDEVYLNKCDSLAAFSHTPEGCIPVVVAGEAGSASQRVLQFPAFAQGAIPTDAASPLPPQLEALLAWLAQAIGRPLRGIGLGPERAQMRLLEPNQQTTP from the coding sequence ATGGGCGCCGCGACAAAGGCCGGCTATGCCGACGTCCTGGTGGGCCTGCAATTTGGCGACGAGGGCAAGGCGCGAATCGTTGATCACCTCGCTGCCGGGTATGACGTGATTGCGCGTTTCAATGGCGGGGCCAACGCCGGACATACCATCGCCACGCCCGCCGGTGCGCTGCGGCTGCGGCAAGTGCCTTCTGGCGTGCTGCACCCTGGCGTTGCGCTCTACATCGGCTCGGGCTGCGTGGTCGGGTTGCCGCAGCTGGCATCCGAGATTGCGATGCTGGCGGCTCAAGGTATCAGCCTGGAGGGACGGCTGACAATCAGCGACAGGTGTCCGCTGGTTCAGCCGCGGCATGTGCTGGCGGACCGCCGCGATGGCGCACGGATCGGCACCACCGGCAACGGCATCGGTCCGTGCTACGCCGATCTGGCGGCCCGGATGCGGGGCGCCGAGCGTGTTGCGTTCCAGTTGCGCGACTTGTGGTGTGACGAGGGCCGCGTGTTCGAACTGATGACCCGGCTGGCATCGCAGGCCGACGACGATGACGAGGCCATAGCGGCGATGGTGGACGGCATGCGCCACGCGTGGAGGGTGGTTCGGCCGTTCGTGACGAATGATGCTGTCGCGCTGTTGCGGCGGGTCGAGGCCGGGGCAAGGGTACTGTTCGAGGGCGCACAGTCGGTGATGCTGGATGTGGTGCATGGCGTCCAGCCGTGGGTCACGTCCAGCCACACGCTCCCCGCCTATGCCTACGTAGGCGGAGACCTGCCGTGCCGCTATCACCGCAAGACCATCGGCGTGGCCAAGGCCATCGTCTCCCGGGTCGGCAACGGCCCGCTGCCGACCGAACTGGGCGGGCAGCGTTCCGAAGCCTATTGCGCCGCGGCGGCCCATGCGGGCCGCGGCCGCGCCGACGAAGCGGCAAGCCACGATCCGCTGAAGTTGCTCGCCGAAGCGGATGCATTCTCGACCGGCGTGGCGATCCGGATGCTGGCGAACGAGTACGGCACCGGCACCGGCCGGCCACGGCGCGTGGGCCTGCTTGACGTTGCGCAACTGCAGCTCGCGATACAGCAGGCCGGCGTCGACGAGGTGTATCTCAACAAATGCGACAGCCTGGCCGCCTTTTCCCATACGCCCGAGGGTTGCATTCCAGTAGTCGTCGCTGGCGAGGCCGGTAGCGCAAGCCAGCGCGTGCTGCAATTTCCCGCGTTCGCGCAGGGCGCCATACCGACGGATGCCGCCTCGCCGCTGCCCCCGCAGCTTGAAGCGCTGCTCGCATGGCTGGCGCAGGCCATCGGCCGGCCCCTGCGCGGCATCGGACTAGGACCGGAACGCGCGCAAATGCGGCTTCTTGAACCCAACCAGCAGACCACACCATGA